Proteins from a genomic interval of Gossypium hirsutum isolate 1008001.06 chromosome A09, Gossypium_hirsutum_v2.1, whole genome shotgun sequence:
- the LOC107888563 gene encoding UPF0301 protein BF2109, translating into MEACFFSSKSFIQTIEFEPSIKPKTLPFPNTNSSLFYSTKVASPSSITCCLSNDEKKPTLDSDWRSFRAKLVATEKVSSPSSWIDPDTLVDQPPQPVTIGDKWAHTIREPEKGCLLIATKKLDGVHIFERTVILLLKAGSIGPLGIILNQSSLKSIKEIRSTTIRDVSEVFSHVPLFFGGPLEDGFFLVSPTKDDDDGGVEKSGVFEEVMKGLYYGTKESARYAAEMVKRNVVKARDFRFFDGYCLWDKEQLDEEIKASFWIVVACSPSVIGLESVGNVGLWEEILGLIGPRNVW; encoded by the exons ATGGAAGCTTGTTTCTTCTCATCAAAATCCTTCATTCAAACTATTGAGTTTGAGCCCTCAATCAAACCTAAAACACTTCCTTTTCCCAACACCAATTCCAGCCTTTTCTACTCTACAAAAGTTGCTTCACCAAGTTCTATTACAT GCTGCCTTTCAAATGATGAGAAGAAGCCCACCCTTGATTCTGATTGGCGTTCGTTTAGAGCTAAATTAGTGGCAACCGAGAAAGTTTCAAGCCCTTCATCATGGATTGATCCTGATACACTAGTGGACCAACCTCCTCAACCTGTTACAATTGGTGACAAATGGGCTCACACCATCCGTGAGCCCGAAAAAGGTTGTCTACTTATCGCTACCAAAAAACTCGACGGGGTCCACATTTTTGAGCGGACGGTGATCCTCCTCTTAAAAGCAGGGTCCATAGGCCCATTAGGGATCATACTAAATCAATCATCGCTCAAATCTATCAAAGAAATAAGATCAACAACTATCCGAGATGTCTCGGAGGTGTTCTCTCATGTGCCATTGTTCTTCGGTGGGCCATTGGAAGATGGGTTTTTTTTGGTGAGTCCAACAaaggatgatgatgatggtggtgTGGAGAAAAGTGGGGTTTTTGAAGAAGTAATGAAAGGGTTGTACTATGGGACTAAAGAAAGTGCAAGGTATGCAGCTGAGATGGTGAAGAGAAATGTGGTGAAGGCAAGGGATTTTAGGTTCTTTGATGGGTATTGTTTGTGGGACAAGGAACAATTAGATGAAGAaataaaggctagtttttggataGTTGTGGCTTGTAGCCCAAGTGTAATTGGGCTTGAAAGTGTTGGAAATGTTGGGCTTTGGGAAGAGATTCTTGGGTTAATAGGTCCTAGGAATGTTTGGTAA